Below is a genomic region from Leptotrichia shahii.
GAGGAACTGCAAAAATCAAAATTATTAATAACAGACTATTCAAGCGTAGCCTACGACTTTTATTATCTAAACAAGCCAATTATCTTCTTCCAGTTTGATAAACGTGAATATGAAGAAAAAGTTGGCTCTTACGTAGATTTAGATAAGGATTTGTTTGGAAAACAGGCTAAAATTGTGGAAAAATGTGTAGAGGAAATTATTGAGATTTCTGAAAATAATTTTCATTATGACAAGGAAATGAAGCAAAAGTCTGATAAATTGAGAGAAAAGTTTTTAAAGTATGTAGATAAGGGGAATTGTGAGAGAGTTTACAAAATAATTTTAAAATATTTGGAGAAGAAAGAATAATGTATTCAAAAAATAAAATTAAATGGAAAATATTGGTATTTTTCTTATTGTTTTATATAATAAGTTACTCATCAGAAGTTTTTTTTATTAATAACAATGCTTTTGGTTTAACAGTAAAAACTGAAAAAACAGAAAATGTGAAAATTACAGACAAAGAACTAGAAAATAATGAATTCTTAATTGTGGAAAATTTTAAAAAGTACTTTGAAAAAGAAATAAAGAATAAAAAGATAAAAAAAATACCAGAAAAAATTTTCAGGTTCAAGGTTCATTTCTGATAAAGATTAAATTTGTAGATATTGATGAAGCAATAGTAGAAATAGAGTCATATGGATTTGAAGATACAAATAGTGATCTTGTTAAATTAAGATTTAGAAAAAAAGATAGAATATGGGAAAAAATATAAAATTGAAGAATTGAGTTTAAATTGGTTTAAGAAGATTTTTAACAAAAAGATAGCAAGAAGTCTCCGACTTCTATAAGTGGGAGATGAATTGCTTTTTTTGTAAAAAAAATTAAAAAAAGGATATGCCTATGATACAATTTTTGTATAAAATATCGAAGAGAAATAATTAAAAAATAATATTCAAAATTAAAAGGAGGTGTAATTTCATGAAATATAATTTAGCATTCAAATACAGGATTTATCCAAATAAAGATCAGGAATTATTGATAAATAAGACTTTTGGATGTGTTCGTTTTGTTTACAATATAATTTTGTATACAGCTAATAAAATTTATGAAGAAACTGGAAAAAATAAAATAATTACACCTGCCAGTTTGAAAAGTGAAAATCAATTTCTAAAAGAAGTAGACAGTCTAGCACTTTCAAATGCTCAATTGAATGTAAAACGATCATTTACGAATTTTTTTCAGAAGAGAGCGAAATTTCCGAGGTTCAAATCTAAAAAGAATAGTGTTAAAAGTTATACGACAAATTGTGTGAATAATTCGATACAAATAGAGGAAAACAAATATTTGATTTTGCCAAAATTAAAAAAAATTAAATTGAAATATCATAGAGAAATACCAAAAAATTATAGAATAAAGTCGGTAACACTAACAAACAGTAATGGAAATTACTATGTTTCTGTTTTGACAGAATTTGAAAAAGAAATTCAAAAAATGCCAAATAGTGATAAAGTAATTGGACTTGATTTTTCAATATCTGAATTATTTGTCAGTTCTGAAAACCAAAGAGCTGATTATCCAAGATATTTTAGGATGTTGGAGAAAAAATTGAAGAAATTACAAAAATCATTATCGAGAAAAGTAAAATTTTCTAAAAATTGGTATAAGCAAAAAATGAAAATATCAAAATTACATGAGTATATCAAAAATTGCCGAAGAGATTTTCTACATAAATTATCAAAAAAATTGTCCGAAACGTATAATGCTGTGGTTGTTGAGGATTTGAATATGAAAGGGATGAGCCAGGCATTAAATTTTGGGAAAAGTGTAGGAGATAATGGATGGGGAATGTTTTTGAGAATGCTTGAGTATAAACTGATGTTTTTAGGGAAACAATTTTTGAAGATAGATAAGTGGTTTCCATCGTCGAAAACTTGCAGTAAATGTGGAAACGTTAAAGAGAAATTGAAATTATCAGAAAGAAGTTATAAATGTGAGTGCTGTGGGATTGAAATTGATAGAGATTACAATGCGGCATTGAATATAAAAAACATTGGAAAATTGATGTTAGAATATTAGGAAAATAAAAGAAGACAGGGTAGGAACTACTCAAAGAGCTTGGTAAATATATTTGGCTAACAAAAGCAGATACTTCCCAAGAAGCTCCCGCTTCTAAAAGCGGGAGTAGTTCACTAAGAAATAAGCAGGGGATAATTTTTATTAATTTTTTAAAAAATTGAAAAAGAAAATAAACTATGATAAAATTTAAGAACGAAAAAATAAAGAGAACAGAGGTAAAATAACGATGGCAGATACACCACTTATGAAGCAATATAAGGAGATAAAATCAAATTTTGAGGACTCTATATTGTTTTTTAGATTGGGTGATTTTTATGAAATGTTTTTTGAGGATGCGGTAAAGGTGTCACGAGAGCTGGGGCTTACATTGACTTCAAGGAATAAGGAAAAAAATGCAGATGTACCGCTTGCAGGAGTTCCGTTTCATTCGGCGGATTCCTATATTACAAAACTTGTTTCAAAAGGGTATAAAGTTGCGATTTGTGAGCAGACAGAAGATCCGAAGATGGCAAAGGGAATTGTAAAACGAGAAGTTGTGAAGATTATAACGCCGGGGACAGTTGTGGATGTGGAGGCACTTGATGCCAAGAGCAATAATTACTTGATGAGTATTTTGAAAATCGAGAATAAACTTGGAATTACGTATATTGATATAACGACTGGAGAGTTTAAAGTAACGGAAGTTGAAAAGGATGATGATTTTGTAAAATTATTTAATGAGATTAATAAGATTGAGCCTAAGGAAGTGCTTGTTACAGAGGATTTTTATGGAGAAATAAAGGAAAAGTTAGATGATTTTTTACAAAAGAATGATTCGGTTGTGACTTTTATAAATAAGGTTCGGGATAGTGCAAAATATCTTATGGATTATTTTGAGATTGTATCGTTGGAAAGTTATGGAATTAAGGATAAAAAAGGGATAATTGGGGCTGCAGCCATGGCACTTGATTATGCGGCT
It encodes:
- a CDS encoding RNA-guided endonuclease TnpB family protein produces the protein MKYNLAFKYRIYPNKDQELLINKTFGCVRFVYNIILYTANKIYEETGKNKIITPASLKSENQFLKEVDSLALSNAQLNVKRSFTNFFQKRAKFPRFKSKKNSVKSYTTNCVNNSIQIEENKYLILPKLKKIKLKYHREIPKNYRIKSVTLTNSNGNYYVSVLTEFEKEIQKMPNSDKVIGLDFSISELFVSSENQRADYPRYFRMLEKKLKKLQKSLSRKVKFSKNWYKQKMKISKLHEYIKNCRRDFLHKLSKKLSETYNAVVVEDLNMKGMSQALNFGKSVGDNGWGMFLRMLEYKLMFLGKQFLKIDKWFPSSKTCSKCGNVKEKLKLSERSYKCECCGIEIDRDYNAALNIKNIGKLMLEY